The Pseudomonas orientalis genome contains a region encoding:
- the argS gene encoding arginine--tRNA ligase encodes MKDTIRQLIQQALTQLVNEGVLPEGLSPAIQVENTRDKTHGDFASNIAMMLSKPAGMKPRDLAEKIIAALPADASVTKAEIAGPGFINFFQNTQALAARLDAALADAHIGARKAGDSQRVVIDLSAPNLAKEMHVGHLRSTIIGDGVARVLEFLGDTVIRQNHVGDWGTQFGMLMAYLQENPITSNELADLENFYRAAKKRFDESEAFADRARSLVVKLQAGDKECLALWGRFRDISLSHCQEIYELLNVKLTMADVMGESAYNDDLINVVNDLKAAGLLVESNGAQCVFLEEFKTADGEPLPVIIVKADGGYLYATTDLAAVRYRSGVLKADRALYFVDQRQALHFQQVFEVARRAGFVTHPMHMEHMGFGTMNGADGRPFKTRDGGTVKLVDLLTEAQERAYSLVKEKNPELAEADLRNIARVVGIGAVKYADLSKHRTSDYSFNFDLMLNFEGNTAPYLLYAYTRVAGVFRKLGKDFSEVEGQIVLDAPHEQELAAKLAQFGEVLNSVGEKGTPHILCTYLYEVAGLFSSFYENCPILSADDEAQKQSRLRLAALAGRTLKQGLELLGLETLERM; translated from the coding sequence ATGAAAGACACCATTCGCCAGCTGATCCAACAAGCCCTCACCCAACTCGTCAACGAAGGTGTGTTGCCTGAAGGCCTGTCGCCGGCGATCCAGGTGGAGAACACCCGCGACAAGACTCACGGCGACTTCGCCAGCAACATCGCGATGATGCTGTCCAAGCCTGCGGGCATGAAGCCTCGCGACCTGGCGGAAAAAATCATCGCCGCGCTGCCGGCCGACGCCAGTGTCACCAAGGCCGAAATCGCCGGCCCAGGCTTTATCAACTTCTTCCAGAACACCCAGGCCCTGGCCGCGCGCCTGGATGCGGCCCTGGCCGACGCCCACATCGGTGCACGCAAGGCCGGCGACAGCCAGCGCGTGGTCATCGACCTGTCGGCACCTAACCTCGCCAAGGAGATGCACGTCGGCCACCTGCGCTCGACCATCATCGGCGACGGCGTGGCGCGGGTCCTGGAGTTTCTCGGTGACACCGTCATCCGCCAGAACCACGTGGGCGACTGGGGCACCCAGTTCGGCATGCTGATGGCTTACCTGCAGGAAAACCCGATCACCAGCAACGAGCTGGCCGACCTGGAAAACTTCTACCGCGCCGCCAAGAAGCGCTTTGACGAATCCGAAGCATTTGCCGACCGTGCGCGCAGCCTGGTGGTCAAGCTGCAAGCAGGCGATAAGGAATGCCTGGCGCTGTGGGGGCGTTTCCGCGATATCTCCCTGTCCCACTGCCAGGAAATCTACGAGCTGCTCAACGTCAAGCTGACCATGGCCGATGTGATGGGCGAAAGCGCCTACAACGACGACCTGATCAATGTGGTCAACGACCTCAAAGCCGCAGGCCTGCTGGTCGAGAGCAACGGGGCGCAGTGCGTGTTCCTTGAGGAATTCAAGACCGCCGATGGCGAGCCGCTGCCGGTGATCATCGTCAAGGCCGATGGCGGCTATCTCTATGCCACCACCGACCTGGCCGCCGTGCGCTACCGCAGCGGCGTGCTCAAGGCCGATCGCGCGCTGTATTTCGTCGATCAGCGCCAGGCCCTGCACTTCCAGCAGGTGTTCGAAGTGGCGCGCCGCGCCGGCTTCGTCACCCACCCGATGCATATGGAACACATGGGTTTTGGCACCATGAACGGCGCCGATGGCCGCCCGTTCAAGACCCGCGATGGCGGCACCGTGAAGCTGGTCGACCTGCTGACCGAAGCCCAGGAGCGCGCCTACAGCCTGGTCAAGGAAAAGAATCCCGAACTGGCCGAGGCCGACCTGCGCAATATCGCCCGCGTGGTCGGCATTGGCGCGGTGAAATACGCCGACCTGTCCAAGCACCGCACCAGCGACTACAGCTTCAACTTCGACCTGATGCTCAACTTCGAAGGCAACACCGCGCCGTACCTGCTGTACGCCTACACCCGTGTGGCCGGTGTGTTCCGCAAACTGGGCAAGGACTTCAGCGAAGTCGAAGGCCAAATCGTGCTGGACGCACCTCATGAGCAGGAACTGGCCGCCAAACTCGCCCAGTTCGGCGAAGTGCTCAACAGCGTCGGCGAGAAAGGCACGCCGCATATCCTCTGCACCTACCTGTACGAAGTGGCCGGCCTGTTTTCCAGCTTCTACGAGAACTGCCCGATCCTCAGCGCCGACGATGAAGCCCAGAAGCAAAGTCGCCTGCGCCTGGCCGCACTGGCTGGACGGACCCTAAAGCAAGGCCTGGAGCTGTTGGGCCTGGAAACTCTGGAGCGCATGTAA
- a CDS encoding primosomal protein N', whose product MPDAILRLALPSPLRRLFDYRAPAGVPRTQLEPGMRVRVPFGRREMIGILVEVTDHSEVPAEKLKPAIAILDATAPLPPALFKLCLWTAQYYQHSLGDTLSWALPVLLRQGELAEARQERFWSMVPGARLDDPRIARAPRQREALATLAQHPHGVAHQLLSKLMLSKDSLDLLLAKGLVQVEIRKHAPDPRHEHWLAQPELPLNPEQRAAYEAIRAGFDSFHAFLLAGVTGSGKTEVYLQLIRETLQAGKQALVLIPEINLGPQTLARFEQRFNARIALVHSAVNDRERLESWLAARDGEADIIIGTRSALFTPMKNPGLIIIDEEHDGSYKQQEGLRYHARDLALVRARQEDIPIVLGSATPSLESLHNAYTGRYGLLRLNERAGGAKQPRFLRLDVKSRPLDSGISGPMQQAIGQTLAAGQQVLVFLNRRGFAPTLLCHDCGWMSECERCDARMTVHQRYGELRCHHCGHVEPVPRHCPQCGKVDLRPVGAGTERAEERLGILFPDYPVLRVDRDSTSRKDAMNQLFATIQKGQPCILVGTQMLAKGHHFPRVTLVSILDADGGLFSGDFRASERMAQLIVQVAGRAGRAEEPGRVIIQTHLADHPLLIQLTEQGYFAFAEQALSERRAAGLPPFAHLALLRAEAHKPGQAEGFLDEACSAAERLLAELGLSGIELLGPVPAPMERRAGRYRAQLLLQATSRAPLHRLLSSWLLALEQMPSGRQVRWSLDVDPVDLY is encoded by the coding sequence GTGCCCGACGCCATTTTGCGCCTCGCCCTGCCCTCGCCCCTGCGCCGCCTGTTCGATTACCGGGCGCCGGCGGGTGTGCCGCGTACGCAGTTGGAGCCCGGCATGCGCGTGCGCGTGCCGTTCGGGCGCAGGGAAATGATCGGCATCCTGGTGGAAGTCACCGACCACAGCGAAGTGCCCGCCGAAAAGCTCAAGCCGGCCATCGCCATCCTCGATGCCACCGCGCCGCTGCCGCCCGCGCTGTTCAAGCTGTGCCTGTGGACCGCGCAGTATTACCAGCACAGCCTGGGCGACACGTTGAGTTGGGCGCTGCCGGTGCTGCTGCGCCAGGGCGAACTGGCCGAAGCGCGCCAGGAACGTTTCTGGTCGATGGTTCCCGGCGCGCGCCTGGACGACCCACGCATCGCCCGCGCGCCGCGCCAACGTGAAGCCCTCGCCACCCTGGCGCAGCACCCCCACGGCGTGGCTCATCAGCTATTGAGCAAGCTGATGCTGAGCAAGGACAGCCTCGACCTGCTGCTGGCCAAGGGGCTGGTGCAGGTGGAGATCCGCAAGCACGCCCCCGACCCGCGCCATGAACACTGGCTGGCCCAGCCGGAGCTGCCGCTGAACCCCGAACAACGCGCCGCCTATGAAGCGATCCGCGCAGGGTTCGACAGTTTCCATGCGTTCCTGCTGGCCGGCGTCACCGGCAGCGGCAAGACCGAAGTGTATTTGCAGTTGATCCGCGAAACCTTGCAGGCCGGCAAACAGGCGCTGGTGCTGATCCCCGAGATCAACCTCGGCCCGCAAACCCTGGCGCGTTTCGAACAGCGTTTCAACGCCCGCATCGCCCTCGTGCACTCGGCGGTCAACGACCGTGAGCGCCTGGAGTCGTGGCTGGCGGCGCGGGACGGCGAAGCCGACATTATTATCGGTACGCGCTCGGCGCTGTTCACCCCGATGAAGAATCCGGGGCTGATTATCATCGACGAAGAACACGACGGCTCTTACAAACAGCAGGAAGGCCTGCGTTACCACGCCCGCGACCTGGCGCTGGTGCGCGCGCGCCAGGAGGACATCCCGATTGTGCTGGGTTCGGCCACGCCGTCCCTGGAAAGCCTGCATAACGCCTACACCGGCCGTTATGGCCTGCTACGCCTGAATGAGCGCGCAGGTGGCGCCAAGCAACCACGCTTCCTGCGCCTGGATGTAAAAAGCCGACCGCTGGACAGCGGTATTTCCGGCCCGATGCAGCAAGCCATCGGCCAGACCCTCGCCGCCGGCCAGCAAGTCCTGGTGTTCCTCAACCGTCGCGGTTTTGCGCCGACACTGCTGTGCCACGACTGTGGCTGGATGTCCGAATGCGAGCGTTGCGATGCGCGCATGACCGTGCATCAGCGCTACGGCGAACTGCGCTGCCACCACTGCGGCCATGTGGAACCTGTGCCCCGCCACTGTCCACAATGCGGCAAGGTCGACCTGCGCCCGGTCGGCGCGGGTACCGAGCGCGCCGAAGAACGCCTGGGCATTCTGTTCCCGGATTACCCGGTGCTGCGGGTGGACCGCGACAGTACGTCGCGCAAAGACGCGATGAACCAACTGTTCGCCACCATCCAGAAAGGCCAGCCGTGCATCCTGGTCGGCACGCAGATGCTTGCCAAAGGGCATCATTTTCCACGGGTGACCCTGGTGTCGATCCTGGATGCCGACGGTGGTTTATTCTCCGGTGACTTCCGCGCCAGCGAGCGCATGGCGCAGTTGATCGTGCAGGTCGCCGGCCGCGCAGGGCGCGCCGAAGAGCCGGGCCGGGTGATTATCCAGACGCACCTGGCCGACCACCCGCTGCTGATTCAACTGACCGAGCAAGGTTACTTTGCCTTCGCCGAACAGGCGTTGAGCGAGCGCCGCGCCGCCGGGCTGCCGCCGTTTGCGCACCTGGCGCTGCTGCGCGCCGAGGCGCATAAGCCGGGCCAGGCCGAAGGCTTTCTGGACGAAGCGTGCAGCGCCGCTGAACGTTTGCTGGCAGAGCTGGGTCTGAGCGGCATCGAGCTGCTCGGACCGGTGCCCGCGCCCATGGAACGCCGTGCCGGCCGGTATCGGGCCCAGCTACTCTTGCAGGCAACGTCCCGCGCGCCGCTGCATCGGTTATTAAGCAGCTGGTTGCTGGCCCTGGAGCAAATGCCCAGTGGCCGGCAGGTGCGATGGTCACTGGATGTGGACCCGGTAGATTTGTATTAA
- the rpmE gene encoding 50S ribosomal protein L31, with protein MKADIHPAYETIEVTCSCGNKFETRSNLCKPLGTDVCNECHPFYTGKQKTLDTGGRVQRFADRFGAFGKKPAAATPAE; from the coding sequence ATGAAAGCCGATATCCATCCAGCGTACGAAACCATCGAAGTCACCTGCAGCTGCGGTAACAAGTTCGAAACCCGTTCGAACCTGTGCAAGCCACTGGGTACTGACGTATGCAACGAGTGCCACCCGTTCTACACCGGTAAGCAGAAAACTCTGGACACCGGCGGCCGTGTACAGCGCTTCGCAGATCGCTTTGGTGCTTTCGGCAAGAAGCCTGCTGCTGCTACTCCGGCAGAGTAA
- a CDS encoding thermonuclease family protein translates to MGFCQLLKKASLAGAFFVPAIWLCAAQAQVFCPAPASVAPVHVQRVVDGDTVRLKDGRSVRMIGINAPETGKKGRSDEPFAVAARQRLQALVNASDGRLGLVPGREGKDRYGRTLAHLYGADGNNLEAQLLAEGLGFQVGVAPNVELVACQQAAENSARNTRLGLWRQSPVQRVAQLKRSGFALVSGRVSTIERNRGGVWIQLQGSLVLRIAPDRVRLFDTAMLNGLQGKTIEARGWVQDRARRGGVKKAQARWLLPLTDPSMLRSTQ, encoded by the coding sequence ATGGGCTTTTGCCAGCTGTTGAAAAAGGCGTCCCTTGCGGGCGCCTTTTTTGTGCCTGCGATTTGGCTTTGCGCCGCCCAGGCCCAGGTGTTCTGCCCCGCGCCGGCGTCGGTGGCGCCGGTGCACGTGCAGCGTGTGGTGGATGGCGACACTGTGCGCCTCAAGGATGGCCGCAGCGTTCGGATGATCGGTATCAACGCGCCGGAAACCGGTAAAAAGGGCCGCTCCGACGAGCCGTTTGCGGTTGCCGCGCGCCAGCGTCTGCAGGCATTGGTCAATGCCAGTGATGGGCGTCTCGGGCTGGTGCCGGGGCGCGAGGGTAAAGATCGCTACGGGCGAACCCTTGCCCACCTGTATGGCGCTGACGGCAACAACCTTGAGGCGCAGTTGCTGGCTGAGGGCCTGGGGTTTCAGGTGGGCGTCGCGCCCAATGTCGAGCTGGTCGCCTGTCAGCAGGCCGCTGAAAACAGTGCGCGTAACACGCGGTTGGGGCTTTGGCGGCAATCGCCGGTACAACGCGTGGCGCAACTCAAGCGGTCCGGGTTCGCTTTGGTCAGCGGACGGGTCAGCACGATCGAACGCAATCGCGGTGGCGTCTGGATCCAGTTGCAGGGTTCACTGGTATTACGCATTGCGCCTGATCGGGTCCGTTTATTCGATACCGCCATGCTCAATGGTCTGCAAGGCAAGACAATCGAGGCGCGTGGCTGGGTGCAGGACCGCGCCAGGCGTGGCGGGGTGAAAAAAGCTCAGGCACGTTGGCTGTTGCCGCTCACCGATCCGAGCATGCTTCGATCAACGCAATAA
- a CDS encoding malic enzyme-like NAD(P)-binding protein: protein MSDLKTAALEYHANPRPGKLSVELTKATATARDLSLAYSPGVAEPVREIARDPELAYKYTGKGNLVAVISDGTAILGLGNLGPLASKPVMEGKGVLFKRFAGIDVFDIEVDSESPQAFIDTVKRISITFGGINLEDIKAPECFEIEKALIEQCDIPVFHDDQHGTAIVTAAGMINALEIAGKTLGEAKIVCLGAGAAAISCMKLIISMGAKLENIYMVDSKGVIQSERTDLNQYKAMFAHPSSKRTLADALDGADVFVGLSGPNLLSAEGLKSMAPNPIVFACSNPDPEISPELAHATRSDVIMATGRSDYPNQVNNVLGFPFIFRGALDVRAKRINEEMKVAAANALRELAKLPVPQDVCDAYGGAKLEFGREYIIPKPMDKRLITLISDAVAKAAIETGVATLPYPKNYPLQSVDDVFNG from the coding sequence ATGTCTGATTTGAAAACTGCCGCTCTCGAATATCATGCCAATCCTCGTCCAGGAAAGCTGAGTGTAGAGCTCACCAAAGCCACTGCCACCGCCCGTGATCTGTCGCTGGCCTACAGCCCTGGCGTTGCCGAGCCCGTACGTGAAATCGCCCGCGACCCCGAGCTGGCGTACAAGTACACCGGCAAGGGCAACCTGGTTGCAGTGATTTCTGATGGCACCGCGATCCTGGGCCTGGGTAACCTCGGACCATTGGCGTCCAAGCCGGTCATGGAAGGTAAGGGCGTGCTGTTCAAGCGCTTTGCTGGCATCGACGTTTTCGACATTGAAGTCGACTCCGAGAGCCCGCAGGCTTTCATCGACACCGTCAAACGCATTTCCATCACCTTCGGTGGCATCAACCTGGAAGACATCAAGGCACCCGAGTGCTTCGAGATCGAAAAGGCGCTGATCGAACAGTGCGACATTCCGGTATTCCACGATGACCAGCACGGCACCGCGATCGTTACCGCGGCCGGCATGATCAACGCCCTGGAAATCGCCGGCAAAACCCTGGGTGAGGCGAAGATCGTCTGCCTGGGCGCCGGCGCTGCGGCCATTTCCTGCATGAAGCTGATCATCAGCATGGGTGCCAAGCTGGAAAACATCTACATGGTCGACAGCAAGGGCGTGATCCAGTCCGAGCGTACCGACCTGAACCAGTACAAGGCGATGTTCGCCCACCCGTCCTCCAAGCGCACCCTGGCTGACGCCCTCGACGGCGCTGACGTGTTCGTCGGTCTTTCCGGCCCGAACCTGCTGAGCGCCGAAGGCCTGAAGTCGATGGCGCCGAACCCTATCGTGTTCGCCTGCTCCAACCCGGACCCGGAAATCTCGCCTGAGCTGGCGCACGCCACCCGCAGCGATGTGATCATGGCTACCGGTCGTTCGGACTACCCGAACCAGGTCAACAACGTGCTGGGCTTCCCGTTCATCTTCCGTGGTGCCCTGGACGTTCGCGCCAAGCGCATCAACGAAGAAATGAAAGTAGCGGCCGCCAACGCCCTGCGTGAACTGGCCAAGCTGCCGGTGCCGCAGGATGTCTGCGACGCCTACGGTGGCGCCAAGCTGGAATTCGGTCGTGAGTACATCATCCCGAAACCAATGGACAAGCGCCTGATCACCCTGATCTCCGATGCCGTGGCCAAGGCTGCCATCGAGACCGGTGTGGCAACCCTGCCGTACCCGAAGAACTACCCGCTGCAAAGCGTGGATGATGTGTTCAACGGCTAA
- a CDS encoding penicillin-binding protein 1A, translating into MRLLKFFGYSIVAIVCGLLLVLSGAYLYLSPGLPSVEALRSIQLQIPLRVYSSDEKLIAEFGEMRRTPIRFADIPPNFINALLSAEDDNFANHYGVDPSSLVRAATQLVKSGHIQSGGSTITMQVAKNFFLTSERSFSRKATEILLALQIERQLTKDEILELYVNKIYLGNRAYGIEAASQVYYGKSIRDASLAQMAMIAGLPKAPSRFNPLANPARSKERRDWILGRMYKLGKIDQTAYESAVAEPLNASYHVPTPEVNAPYIAEMARAEMVGRYGSEAYTEGFRVTTTVPSNLQEIANHSLHDGLITYDQRHGYRGPESRLPGKTLSAWTTELGKQRPISGLEPAIVTQVKKDGVQVLTRSGEAHVPWDSMKWARPFLNTNSMGPMPKQPSDVAQVGDLIRVQRQADDSLKFSQVPVAQGALVSLDPQNGAIRALVGGFAFEQSNYNRATQAKRQPGSSFKPFVYSAALDNGYTAASLVNDAPIVFVDEYLDKVWRPKNDTNTFLGPIRIREALYKSRNLVSIRLLQAMGVGKTIDYMTRFGFAKSDLPPNLSLALGTATLTPMEIATGWSTFANGGYKISPYLIDKIESRNGDTLFTANPPRVPGDVVNGVAATDGLAAPSNGGITIEPTPGTTPAANPQAPGEPQAPAVAERIVDGRTTYILNSILQDVIKKGTGRRALALGRADIAGKTGTTNESKDAWFSGYNGDYVTTVWTGYDQPESLGRREFGGTVALPIWMSYMGAALKDKPLHTQPEPEGILSLRIDPVSGRAASPSTPNAYFELFKSEDTPPSVNELGNGAVPGSPLPADEGAPIDLF; encoded by the coding sequence ATTCGTCTGCTGAAGTTTTTCGGGTACTCCATTGTCGCGATCGTCTGCGGGCTGCTGCTCGTACTCAGCGGGGCCTACCTCTACCTTAGTCCGGGTTTGCCGTCGGTAGAGGCCCTCAGAAGTATCCAGTTGCAGATTCCTTTGCGGGTCTACAGCAGCGATGAAAAACTGATCGCGGAGTTCGGCGAAATGCGCCGTACACCGATCCGTTTCGCCGACATTCCGCCCAATTTCATCAACGCATTGCTGTCGGCTGAAGACGATAATTTCGCCAACCACTACGGCGTCGACCCCAGCAGCCTGGTCCGTGCAGCCACGCAATTGGTAAAAAGCGGACACATTCAATCCGGCGGCAGCACCATCACCATGCAGGTGGCGAAGAACTTCTTCCTCACCAGCGAGCGCAGTTTTTCGCGCAAAGCCACCGAGATCCTGCTGGCGCTGCAGATCGAACGCCAGTTGACCAAGGACGAAATCCTCGAGCTGTACGTCAACAAGATTTACCTGGGCAACCGTGCCTACGGTATCGAGGCGGCGTCCCAGGTGTACTACGGCAAGTCGATTCGGGATGCGAGCCTTGCGCAAATGGCGATGATTGCCGGCCTGCCCAAGGCACCGTCGCGCTTCAACCCGCTGGCCAACCCGGCGCGCAGCAAGGAGCGTCGCGACTGGATCCTGGGGCGCATGTACAAGCTCGGCAAGATCGACCAGACGGCTTACGAAAGTGCCGTGGCCGAACCATTGAACGCCAGCTATCACGTGCCGACGCCGGAAGTGAATGCGCCGTATATCGCCGAAATGGCCCGTGCGGAAATGGTTGGCCGGTATGGCAGCGAGGCCTACACCGAAGGTTTCCGTGTAACCACCACCGTTCCGAGCAACTTGCAGGAAATTGCCAACCATTCGCTGCACGATGGCCTGATCACCTATGACCAGCGCCACGGCTATCGCGGCCCTGAATCGCGCCTGCCGGGCAAGACCCTGAGCGCCTGGACCACCGAACTGGGCAAGCAACGTCCGATCAGTGGCCTGGAGCCGGCCATCGTCACCCAGGTCAAGAAAGATGGCGTGCAGGTACTGACCCGCAGCGGCGAAGCGCATGTGCCATGGGACAGCATGAAATGGGCACGTCCATTCCTGAATACCAACAGCATGGGCCCGATGCCCAAGCAGCCGTCCGACGTGGCGCAGGTGGGTGACTTGATCCGCGTGCAACGCCAGGCCGATGACAGCCTGAAATTCAGCCAGGTACCGGTCGCCCAGGGCGCACTGGTGTCCCTGGACCCGCAAAATGGTGCGATCCGCGCCCTGGTCGGCGGCTTCGCCTTCGAACAGAGCAACTACAACCGCGCCACCCAGGCCAAGCGCCAGCCGGGCTCGAGCTTCAAGCCGTTCGTCTACAGCGCCGCGCTGGATAACGGCTACACCGCCGCCAGCCTGGTCAACGATGCGCCGATTGTGTTCGTCGATGAGTACCTGGACAAAGTCTGGCGCCCGAAGAACGACACCAACACCTTCCTCGGCCCGATCCGCATTCGCGAGGCGCTGTACAAGTCGCGCAACCTGGTGTCGATCCGCCTGCTGCAGGCGATGGGCGTGGGCAAGACCATCGACTACATGACCCGCTTTGGCTTCGCCAAGTCTGACCTGCCGCCGAACCTGTCCCTGGCCCTGGGCACCGCGACCCTCACGCCGATGGAAATTGCCACCGGCTGGAGCACCTTTGCCAACGGCGGCTACAAGATTTCGCCGTACCTGATCGACAAGATCGAAAGCCGCAATGGCGACACACTGTTCACCGCCAACCCGCCACGGGTACCCGGCGATGTGGTCAATGGCGTGGCGGCAACCGATGGTCTCGCCGCGCCGAGTAACGGCGGCATCACCATTGAACCGACGCCAGGTACGACGCCTGCCGCAAACCCTCAAGCTCCGGGCGAGCCACAGGCACCGGCGGTGGCTGAACGCATCGTGGACGGCCGCACCACCTATATTCTCAACAGTATCCTGCAGGACGTGATCAAGAAGGGCACCGGCCGACGTGCATTGGCGCTGGGCCGTGCGGACATCGCGGGCAAGACCGGTACCACCAACGAATCCAAGGATGCCTGGTTCTCCGGCTACAACGGTGACTACGTGACCACCGTATGGACCGGTTACGACCAACCGGAAAGCCTGGGCCGTCGCGAATTCGGCGGCACCGTGGCGCTGCCGATCTGGATGAGTTACATGGGCGCAGCCTTGAAAGACAAGCCGCTGCACACCCAGCCGGAACCTGAAGGCATCCTCAGCCTGCGCATCGACCCGGTCAGTGGCCGCGCGGCCTCGCCAAGCACGCCGAACGCCTACTTCGAACTGTTCAAGAGCGAAGACACGCCGCCGTCGGTCAACGAGCTGGGCAACGGCGCCGTACCGGGCAGCCCGCTGCCGGCGGATGAAGGCGCGCCGATCGACCTCTTCTAA
- the pilM gene encoding type IV pilus biogenesis protein PilM encodes MGKGFFRRKHAIVLGVDINDRGIKLIELGRSAQGFSIQGYAAQGLPAHAVVDGTVLDLEGAGRALQQALSRLHSRARHAAVAVSGPSVITRVIEMDAGLSDEERAWQIHMEADQYIPYPLDEVAIDFQVRGPSSQGAGRVQVMLAACLREQVEAREAVLGLAGLVTRVVDVEAFALERACRQDFASFTPGHRVDGAQWAADAHGMGVACGLALRSFAG; translated from the coding sequence ATGGGAAAGGGATTTTTCAGGCGAAAACACGCCATCGTTCTCGGCGTCGACATCAATGACCGAGGTATCAAGCTGATCGAGCTGGGCCGTTCGGCGCAAGGTTTCAGCATTCAGGGCTACGCCGCGCAGGGGTTGCCGGCGCATGCGGTGGTCGATGGCACAGTGCTCGACCTTGAAGGGGCCGGGCGGGCGCTGCAGCAGGCATTATCGCGGCTGCACAGTCGCGCCAGGCACGCAGCCGTGGCCGTCTCGGGCCCGTCGGTGATTACGCGGGTGATCGAAATGGACGCAGGCCTCAGCGACGAAGAGAGGGCCTGGCAGATACACATGGAGGCCGACCAGTACATTCCTTATCCTCTGGACGAAGTTGCCATCGATTTTCAGGTACGCGGCCCGTCGTCCCAGGGCGCCGGGCGGGTGCAGGTCATGTTGGCGGCTTGCCTGCGCGAACAGGTCGAGGCGCGCGAGGCGGTCCTGGGCCTGGCCGGGCTGGTGACGCGGGTGGTGGATGTCGAAGCATTTGCATTGGAGCGCGCTTGCCGTCAGGATTTTGCCAGCTTCACGCCAGGTCATCGAGTCGATGGCGCACAATGGGCCGCCGATGCCCACGGGATGGGAGTGGCTTGCGGGTTGGCCCTGAGGAGTTTCGCTGGATGA
- a CDS encoding PilN domain-containing protein, whose translation MTRINLLPWRQLLAERRRKYLLVLLLAFACLALAAVWLADQVIDQAIDRQVTRNVRLDGNIAEHDLRIKTIDDLQERSQQLAQRMKVMQDLHDARSSGARLFDQLARAMPDGVHLHEVVANGDTLSIRGSADSNQDIAQLMRGLEASQGGHSARLERVQAGGERGAHQFQLMVRQGETIEAQP comes from the coding sequence ATGACACGAATCAATCTTTTGCCTTGGCGCCAACTGCTGGCCGAGCGGCGCCGCAAGTATTTGCTGGTGCTTTTGCTGGCGTTTGCCTGCCTGGCGCTCGCGGCGGTGTGGCTGGCCGATCAAGTGATCGACCAGGCGATAGACCGGCAGGTAACCCGCAACGTGCGCCTGGACGGGAATATCGCCGAGCACGACTTACGGATCAAGACCATCGACGACCTGCAGGAACGAAGCCAGCAATTGGCGCAGCGCATGAAGGTGATGCAGGACCTGCACGACGCTCGCTCTTCCGGCGCTCGGCTGTTCGATCAGTTGGCTCGCGCGATGCCCGATGGCGTTCACCTGCATGAGGTGGTCGCGAACGGCGATACGCTCAGCATCCGCGGCAGTGCCGACAGCAACCAGGATATTGCCCAGTTGATGCGTGGGTTGGAGGCGTCGCAAGGCGGCCATTCGGCGCGGCTCGAGCGTGTTCAGGCAGGCGGTGAGCGCGGCGCTCATCAGTTTCAGTTGATGGTGCGCCAGGGGGAAACCATCGAGGCGCAACCATGA